The genomic stretch ATTTATCTGGGCTCTGTCTGTTTGCTTGTCTCGGAGAAGAGCCAGTGCCCCCATCTCACAGTGGAGCTCGAGCCGGCGATCGAGGTCTTCTTATAACCACGGCCTCAACAGAACTGGATTTTACCGCCACAGTGGCTGTGAGCGGCGGAGCAACCTCAGCCTGGCCAGCCTCACCTTCCAGCGACAAGCTTCCCTGGAACAAGCAAATTCCTTTCCAAGAAAATCCAGCTTCAGGGCTTCCACTTTCCATCCCTTCCTGCAAAGTCCACCACTTCCCGTGGACACTGACAGTCAGCTGGTGACTCTGCCCTCTTCCAGTACACTTCCCGCCATCACCTCACACAACCTGGGCCGGCCAGATTTCCACTGGTCCAGCAACAGCCTGCGAGTGGGCTTTTCCACACCGCCCCCACCTGCCTATGAATCAATTATAAAGGCATTCCCAGATTCCTGAGTAGGGtgcttttggttttaatttgtttcttccttttactgaaacaaaattacaaataggCCTACTGGAATTTTGAGGGCATGGCCCAAACAGCTAATGAGTTTCCAAGCTGAGTTAGGCTCAAGTAGTTGGACATGACAGTGTAAAACACATttctttgaatacattttttccttccttgtgtcTCACAAGATAGTAATATTTTCCAATTAgttatctatttatgtattttgtactCAACGTGAAGGTTATTAAAGACAGTGATTCTTATCTAAGACTCAGCTGtgatacaatatatatattagactaaaattaaaactttagaTATTCGTGGTTTACAATACTCATTCACTGTCCAATGTGactagaaaggggaaaaaaaatcactatgtcactttttaaaaacaaaacaaaacaaaaactatcttaaggaaacttaattttactttcttcagaGTGATGTGAATTGTTTTATAATCCTGAATTTTTAATGGATTATATAAGCACAAAAATGACAGAACAGAGATTTCAAAGTTCCTTGAAGGCATTCATTTATGAGAGGAGTCAGAACCAAGGCAAGGAAGGGAACTTCTGTGGGTGTTATAGAACACTTCAGTTTTGCCACTTATTTTTCCCCCAGACTTTGTGTCTTTTCTGAGAATAGTTATCTACACCACTGAGGCAAAATCCGTAAGTTTCCTGAAATGACTGAACTCTTCTTCACTGTTGTAGTTATGTTGTTAGAAAAACAGCAATAGCAAATCCAATTCATTGACCTAACAATACACTTTAACACTGAGCTTACATTTTCCTAAgggatacattttatttcttagatctAAATCTAGCAACCAGGAAAGCACTTTATCTAGGGACCTTCTCTTGGAACTCACAAACAACTAGGGGTCAGTAGTGAGAGAGTTTGtcatgaaataaatgttataaccATGAATAATTCTCCTTCCTGGATCAGCTCATCAGGCATCATCCTTTGTTTGCTTTCCTACGAATTTCAATCTCAGATTCTATGAAGAGTCTTTGTATAATGATGAAACCATGTCATATGGTCCTGGTGCAGACAATCACTTAAGGAGTCTGCTTCCACAAAGAGCCACCCCTGTAAAGAAAGGTACATTCCCAAATATGGGTACCAGAGGGCTTCAGTGGCCAAATGCCCATGGCTGCCCTTTTTCATTTAAGGACACGAGTTCACTGGAGTATTATTCAAAAGGCCTGTGGTTCATATCTGATATAGTGACTATTTAGCTTATGTTgctgtttatttgtttctctgaaCATTGTAattttagtgaagaaaaaaatgtactctcATTTTAGCTTCTGCAATGCAGCGCTCACAGCAAATAGTATCTGAAGATGGTTCAAGAATGTAATAATATCTACATATAGTAAGAGATTCTGTAtagcattttctttaatatttttattagcatttatCTTTCACTGTTCTTCAAGGACAATTATTCTTAATGATGTCTATAGATCAATGCTCTCTAATGTAATataccagaaagaaagaagagggagggagggaggaaggaagtgaggaagaaggaaagagaagaagaaagaaagaaagaaaaaaaaatctcacaggaTAACCAATTTGTTATCAGTTGGTTTTCAACAAATTTAGCAATTGTCATATAACCATGTAAGATTACAGAAGAGCATTAACTTAGTAACAAGGTTATCTTTTGCTTATATGTCAtccttaatatttaatatgagAAGTAAGGAAAGTGTATAGTTTTTAATCTAGAATTTATATTGGGAATAAAAATTGCTTGGTATCTCTCAAATTAGGAAAATAGAAGCAGAAGTTCTCTGGTGAATTTAACCATCTGGCGGAATTGTTATCACCTCTCTCTCCAAGTTTTGGAACAATCAAAATGAATATCTTATAAATACTGTGCAATGtatgaaatgtgaaattaaagcaaaaacGAAGGACTTTTTAAGTCGATCTGTTTAATTTGAAATGTTCAGttgattatgaaataaaattaaactcaTGTCAATTTTGATTCAGTGTATTAAGTAACCATATACATTAACATTTTAACCCAATCTAGACCATTCTTTATCTGCTCTTGAGAcacaaacattattttatataaaaatatgtaactaaaaacaatgacattataaataaatggaacaagaTATTTCAATTAATAATGCATATAGAAAATGAGTACTTTTTTGTTCAAAACATTAATTTAGATTCTTACTTCACTGAACATGTAAttccagaattatttatttaactttttttagagAATAAGCTTTTTCCTGAGATACggttgacatgtaacattatacTTGTTTTAGGTATAacagtataatgattcaatataagtatattttccaaaatgatcaccacaagtatagttaacatccattaccacacatagttacaaattcttttttcttgtgatgaaaacttttaagatctactctcttgtaattttcaaatatacaattcagTATTATCAGCTctagtcaccatactgtacattacatcctcagaacatatttatttatttataaaatatttcatttatttattcatgaaagacacagagagagaaaggcagagacgtaggcagagggagaagcaggctccagacagagagcctgatgtgggacttgatcctgagacagcagatcacgccctgagccagggtcaggtgctaaaccactaagccacccaggcgtcccacatatttattttataactggaagtttgtatcttttgaccaccaCCCATTTCACCatacccccacctctggcaacaaCCAATGTGCTCTCTGTACCTATTagtttaaataaacattttaaataaagacaattttaaaatgaggaattcAAAATGTTTAGCCAATCTATGAAACAGAAAAGGATCACTTTTTAAGAGCCAAAGTGATGGAATaaattatagagaaaatattaatagctttaattatttgaaaaattctgaaattggggatcgctgggtggctcagtgatttagtgcctgccttcagcccagggcgtgatcctggagacccaggatcaagtcccacatcgggctccctgcatggagcctgcttctccctctgcctgtgcctgtgcctctctctctctctctctctctctctctctgcatctcatgaataaataaataaaaccttttaaaaaattctgttaaagaaaaagaaaaagaaaaattctgaaattctgttcatcaaaagacaaaCTTATTCAAAGTTTAAAagcaaggagaaggaaaggaagagaaagaagaaggagaagaggtaGAAGACGAGATCCACCATAAATATAACAAACAAGTGACCAATATCTTCAAGTTATAGTTAGCTCATACAAATGGATATGGAAAGCATTCAATTCTAAATTGATAAAGGAGTAAAGGACCAAAAGCAATTACTCATCAAGAAAGTTTAGTTGATTAACCAGTATATGGTGAACTGGGCAGTATTACTACTAAGAAATTGCATTtgtatatttaaacaatattctAGTCTTTTTGTCTATCATCTTAGCcgatcatttttaaaagaatggatcTCCTCACTGTTGACAAATATTCTAAGAGTGGTTGTCTCACACATTTCTGGTGGCAAGGTAAATTGGGAATACCTTTTTCAAAGACAGTCTGGTAAAATGTATCTAAAGGCTTGCACTGGACAGATCATGAAGTCTCACAGTGTCTGCTGGGTACATAATTTCCTTTGAGAAAGATGGCAGTGGGCTTGTAGGGACACCAATCTTGCTATACTGGCCACGGATGACTGAATGAGAACATCTCATAGCAGATGGTGAGTAACTAAGCAAATTAGATCTTTCCTGCTTTGGGCTGAGAAGGTTGGGATAAAGGAAGAGTGTGGGAGAATTGCTAGCAGCAACAcctcaggagggaaggagaaactaGAATAGCAAAGATCTAAAGCAAAATCAGAGCAGCAGCCTTTTTATAGACTCCTATTACTACTTCAggttacttaaatatatttatgattccAAAGTTTGAAAGACACTAACTCCCAAACCAGTTCAAGGAGTAGGTGATGAGAAACAGACCTTTAGTGTGTCTTTACTGGGATAATTCTGCCCTCGCTCAGGCAGGTGGATCACTGCTCTGGGCCACATGTCACATAAGACTCCACACTTTGGGTTAACTTTCCTGAAATTTACAACTCAGTGTGTAGGATGGCCACCACTGGGAATGCTATCCTGGATAAGGTGCCTTGAACCTGGATCAGAACCCATGTGGCTCttggtctttgtttcttctttttgcagTGTTCTTTGATCCTCTAGCCTATTACAGAGTGGACCATATTTCCCAGGAGCTTCCCAGCTTTTATTTATGGGGCTTCCTGAGTCTCTCTGGTGGGTCCCAGTTCCAGGAGGCAGGCTGGCAACCAGATTACTTCTGCGGAATAGGGCATGTTTCTTTTGTAGAATCACACATCAGATAACCAGAATGGTACTAACATGCTAATTTGGGGTAACTCACTCCAAACGAAGAATTTTTATGTGCATTGACTGTATAATAAACAACtatttaagtcttattttttcaagatgtttaaaatatttttggggagATCACTATACTTCATATGTACCCATGaattttgtaaaacttttttttttggtatttttctaattggctttattagaAGTATCATGAATGGTGCAGCAttccatctagcaagtagaggcaAACtcatgtaaaacattttaaatcgaTTTTTAATAGGGTTAAAGCCCCACAAAAAATATTAACCAGAGCCTCATATATCCTAGGTGTGCCCCTGTGCCGAGAGACTGCAGGGAGACATAAGACTTTTGCCTAATCTGATTTGGAAAGTAAACAATCCAAGTTTCAAGGTGATGAATGGTTTCCATTTCTGACACTTGTAATTTGGATATTATAGTTACTGAAGAGCTTTGAGTCTTGTAGCTTTAGAGTGATTCCAAGAGGTAAAGCCATGCAGGAAAAACAAATCTCTGATCTCTCTTACGGTCTAGGTAAAATAGAAATTAGCCATTTAAGTACGGTAGCATACATGGTGGCTTTTGCAAGGTATGTTATGGAAAAAATAGATCCTAGATCCAAAGCTGCTGACCAAGAGGAGATAGAACTCCAGGGTTCACCTGTATCACTGCAGCCAGAAGTCCCTACTGCTTATAGCCTTCACTTTGAGTCTATGAAAGCTAGCTGCAGAAATGGATATGTTTATGAATTGTGGGATTTCCAGAATGCCAGAGACTCTATGATTAAAGATGGTCTTTGCTGATAAAAAATCAGGCTTATAGGTAAGCCTCAGCTTATCTAAAGGCAGGTGGTGGGAAGGCTGAAACATAAATTGTTGTTGACTACAATTAGGACAGGAAGAACTAAGGCTGGAGCTAGTACATAACAGAAGCCAAATGGCCGAACAGTCTTGGGAATCCCAGAGAAAGGTGTTCAGGGTATCATGTTTGttcaaaaataaagaccaaattgATAGACAGTATTGACAAAATGCATGACGATGAGTTAATGATCTTTACATAAAGCACTCATGTAATCCTTACAAGAGAGAAATTAGGAAATCCactggtgaaaatgtaaatgaaaatgaaaagtccTGAATAGGAAACAAAACTCCGTCTACACTGAAAGTAAGGGAAACTAAAAACTCCTATTAAAATCCACAAAGGATAGCAACAAGGTACGATAAACTTCGGTTGAGATTGACAAGAGATACCAAGAACAATGTGCACTTTCCAGCTCAAGGACATAATATGATATTATAGAGAACCATCAAAGTGAAGGAGATTTTAACAGGCAATTCGAATACCCAGCCTGGAAAGACACGGGCTAGAGACAGGAATATGTTGGAAAAACCTACCACACCTTGCTCCAAACAGCTGCTAATCAACTGATTGGTcagaactcaaaataaaaaaataggaaagaaagaaagaaaagaaagaaagaaagaaagaaagaaagaaagaaagaaagaaagaaagaaagaaagaaagaaagaaagtcaaaatAATTACTCTGCCCAGtagcccccccttccccccactccaaACAGACTTTCCATCAGGGACTGTTAAAGTCTGAAGACAAACTCTTTGTAACCTCagagaaatatatacacataaagtTTTTTCTACTACTTTGATGTAATTACCTCATACATGATCAAGAGATAAAATTATAGTGGTAGAAAGTCTTACAAGATCATTTGGGATTTTTCCCAGCACATTCATGTTTTGAAGTTATAGGAATAAACtttctcaaatgaagaaaaagagctctagcaacatctgaaaatcacaagaaaaacactgaaaatctaCAGAAGTGCACTAGAATTCATGGAGTAGTGGCTGATTTATTAGCATCACAAAGCACTGGGTTTTCCATATGGTAAGCTATCTGGCAAGGCTGTGATTGTAGATGGAGAAGCtgcaaaaatatttctccatattAAAACAATGGTTAAAGAAGACAGCTATCTCTTGGATCAGATTTTAAACTTATATGAAAATAGTCTCTTGATAGAGAATTAAATGTCCTCCAAGACTATATCTTGATGAGGAAACATGAGCCTCAGGCTTAAGGCTATAATGGATTGACTTACTCTGATCCTAGGTACAAATACTGTGTAGAAATTGAACCTCCATCATACTATTATTAGAAAGGTTATTGCTTTTGCTAGTGCTCTAGTT from Canis lupus dingo isolate Sandy chromosome 1, ASM325472v2, whole genome shotgun sequence encodes the following:
- the MYCT1 gene encoding myc target protein 1, with the protein product MRGCVKIIFLLPNHKDIESKCFFWTYWLFFLSFFLLSILFLVDIMANNTTSLGSPWPENFWEDVITSFTVSIAIVLVIGGFIWALSVCLSRRRASAPISQWSSSRRSRSSYNHGLNRTGFYRHSGCERRSNLSLASLTFQRQASLEQANSFPRKSSFRASTFHPFLQSPPLPVDTDSQLVTLPSSSTLPAITSHNLGRPDFHWSSNSLRVGFSTPPPPAYESIIKAFPDS